Below is a genomic region from Bordetella pertussis 18323.
GCCGCGCCGGGTAGTCCTGCGCCGTCGAGGCAGCGGCCACGCAGGCGAAGGCGGCGCCCAGCGCCCATTGCAGGATGTTCGGTTTCATGCGTGGGCTCCGTGTCCGGTCGCGGCGATGGCGCCGCAGGCGTGCAGGCGTTCGATGTCCTCGGCGCCGAAGCCCGCCTGGACCAGGACTTCCAGTGTGTGCTCGCCGAATGCCGGCGGCGGCGCGAAGGCGCTGTGATTGTCGCCATCGAAACGGATGGCGCGGTTGGCGGCCGTCACCGGCCCATGCCGCGGATGCCGCAGTTGCTGGAACACCTCCAGGTGGCGAACCTGGGCGTCGTCGGCCAGTTCGTCGAGCAGGCGCTCCGGGGCGGCCGGCACGTCGTGCGCTTCGAGCACGCGCATCCAGTCGGCGCGCTCGCGCTGCGCGAACACCGCGGCCAGTTCGCGCGCCAGCGCCTCGTAGCCGTCGACGCGGCTGGCGCGGTCGGGAAAGCGCGCCAGCAGGTCCGGCCGTTCGATCGCCTCGACCAGCGAGCGCCAGAACTTCTCGGGACTGGACAAGTGCAGGCCGATGCGCAGGCCGTCGGCGCAGGTCAGGATGTACGACTGCGACAGCGAGGCGCGGCCGTAGTGCGCCGGCCGCGCGCCCTTGGCCGACAACTGGCCCAGCGGCTCGTTGGAAAAGGCGATCAGCGATTCCAGCATGGAGACTTCCACCTTGCGTCCCTGCCCGCTGCGGGCGCGTTCGAGCAAGGCGGCCAGCACGCCCATGGCGGCGTACAGGCCGGTCAGCGAGTCGGACACCGGCGGGCCGGGCACGCGCGGGTCGCTGCCCTGGTGGAACATCGACAGCCAGCCCGACAAGGCCTGGCCGACGTTGTCGAAGGCCGGCCGGTGCGCATAGGGACCGCTGGCGCCGAAGCCGGTGATCGAGCAGTACACCAGGCCCGGATTGAGCGCGCGCAGGCTTTCGTAGTCCAGGCCCAGCTTGTGCTCGGCGCCCGGGCGCATGTTGAGCAGCACCACGTCGGCCCCGGCGATCAGACGGCGCAGCGCCGCCTGCCCCTCGGGCGTGGCGAACTCCAGCGCCAGGCTGCGCTTGTTGCGGTTGTGCGACTGGAAGTGCGGGCCGTACAGCCCGCCCTCGAAGGCGCGAAACGGATCGATGGCGTCGCGCGACTCCACCTTGACCACGTCAGCGCCCAGCTCGCCCAGCAACTGGCCGGCCAGCGGCGCGGTGATGAAGCGGCCCAGGTCGAGCACGCGGATATGCGACAGCAGCTTCATGGACGCGGCTCCTGCGGGGCTGGCTTCAGGTGCGCCGATACCTCGGCGTCGGTGCGCACCCACAGGCGCTCGGCAATGGGGTTGCGCAGCTCTTCGGCGATATGGCCCACCAGGCCGACCGCGCGGCCGATCACGGCGATGCCGCGGCACAGCTGCCAGGCAATGCCCAGCTCGCTGGCCAGCGCCGCCAGTGCGCCGGTGGCGTTGACCGGCAGCACGCCCGGCTTGCCCAGCGCCTTTTCGGCCTGCGCCGAGAGGGCCTGCATCAGCGCCACATAGCGCCCATGGAAGCCGGTGCGCTCGGCCAGCGCGAACAGCGCCGTGGTGCGCGGATCCACCGGCTTGTGCACCGGGTGGCCGATGCCGGGCAGCATCTGGCGCGCCGCGCGCTGCTCGGCCACGATGCGCTGCGCGGTGGCGTCGATGTCCAGCGCCTGCTCGCTGCCCAGCGGCAGGGCCTCCTGCAGCAGGCGCGCGGCGCCCTCGGCCGTGCCGACGAACTTGGTGCCCATGCCGCACAGCCCGGCAGCGATGGCGGCCTGCATGGATTCTGGCGCGCCCAGGTAGGTCAGGCGCGCCACCATGGCGGTGGGCGTCATGCCGTGCTCGACCAGCATGGCCAGCAAGGCGTTGAACAGCGTGGACTCCTGCGGATCGGGCTTGCGGCCGGTGATCTCGAGGAAGGCGAAGTCGCCCAGGTTGAGGTGGCCGATGATCTCGTGGTTCAGGTCGTGCCCGCGCACGACGATGGTGCGGGCGTCGCTCCAGCCCATGTCTGAAGTCAGTGCATTCATGGTGAGAGTCCTTGTGTGGGGAAAATCAGGGTTGGTCCAGCTTGACGCCGGCCGCCTGCACGCGTTGGGCCGCGACGCCGCGGTCCAGCTCGAGGAAGGCGGCGAACGCCTGCGGGGTTTCGCGCACCGGTTCGAAGCCGATGGCGGTCAGGTTGCGAGCCACGAAGTCGGCGTTGCTGACCACCGCGCCCACGTCGTCGGCCACCTTGCGGCGCACATCCTCGGGAGTGCCGGCCGGCGCCGCCAGCGCGAAGTAGACCGACGCGTCGAATTCGGGATAGCCGGCTTGCGCGAACGTGGGCACATCGGGCGCGATCGCCACGCGGTGCGGCCCGGCCAGCGCGGTCGCCTTCAGCTTGCCGGTGGCCACGTGCGGCATGGGGCCGCCGGCAATGGCGAACAGCATGTCCACCCGCCCGGCCATGACGTCCTGCATGGCCAGCGGCAGGCCCTTGTACGGCACCTCGCTGGTCTGCACCCCATAGAGCTGGTTGAACCACGCTCCGGCCAGGTGCAGCACGCCGCCGATGCCGGTGATGCCATAGGTGTACTTGCCCGGGTTGGCCTTCAGGTGCTTGATGAGCCCGGCCACGTCGTCGGCCGGGAAATCAGGGCGCGTCACCAGCATCAACTGCGCCGTGACCAGCCGGCTGACCGGCGCCAGGTCGGCCGGCTTGTACGACAGCTTGGCGTACAGCTGCGGGTTGAGCGAGAACGCGGCCTCGGAGCCCAGCAGCAGCGTGTATCCGTCGGGGGCGGCCTTGATCACGGTATCGGCGCCGATGATCTCGTTGGCGCCCGGGCGGTTCTCCACGATGACGGGCTGGCCCCACTTGTCGCTCAGCTTCTGCCCCACCGCGCGCATCAGCGCGTCGGCCGGGCCGCCTGGCGAATAAGGCACCACCACGCGCACCGGCTTGCTGGGAAAGTCGGCGGCCTGCGCCCACATCGGCGCGATCGCCCCGGCCAACGCCAGCACGCGCAACAGGGTCGTGATTCTTTTCATGGTCATCTCCTCGGTTGATTCGCGCTAAGCGCGCAGGTAGACGGCGGCATCGACCGCCACCGCGCCGTGACGGCCCACCGTCACTGGGTTGAGTTCGATCTGCGCCACTTGCGGGCCGGCCCGCACGGCCGCCTCGGCCAGGGCCGCCAGCAGCCCGACCGCCTCGTCATAGCCCGCCGCGCCGCGAAAGCGCGCGTGCAGCGCGCGCCCGACCAGCGTGCCGGCCAGGGCGTCGGCCAGTTCGTCGCGGCTGGCCGGCAGCGCGGCGAAGCGCACATCCTTGAGCAGTTCCACCCACTGCCCGCCCGAACCCACCATCAGCACCTGGCCCAGTTGCGGATGCGCCAGCACGCCGGCCACCAGCTCCTGCCCGGGCAAATAGCGCATGGCCAGCACGCGCTCGTCCGGCCAGCCGGCCACGCGCTCGAGCGCCTGCGCCAGCTCGCCGTCATTGCGGATATTCAGGATCACGCTGTCCTGGTCGGAAATATGGGTGTCGGCCGAATCGGCCTTGATGACCAGCGGGTAGCCCACCTCGCGCGCCGCCTCGGCCAGGCCGGCGCGGGCACAGGCGCGCAGCGGTGGTACCGCCACGCCATGCCCGGCCAGCCATTGCATGGCCTCGCTCTCGCGCAGGGCGCGCAGCGCGCCGTCGGCCACCGGCGCGGCGGACGCGGCCTGCATAGGCGCGCGCCGGCCGGCGGCGCGGCGCAGCCGCTGCAGGCAGGCTGCCAGCAAGGCGGCCGAATGGAACACCGGTATGGCGGCCTCGCGCAGGATTTCGCGCGAACGAGTCTCGTACGAGCCGCCGTTCCACAAGGCGATCATGGCGCAGCGCGTCCTGGCGCGCACGTCGGCCAGCAGGCGGCAGACTTCCGTGTAATCGTCCACCGTGGTCAGGATGGGCACGACGGTGCGCACCGCCGCGTCGGTCAGCAGCACGTCCAGCACGTCGGCATGCAACGCCGGATTCTCGTAGCCCAGCGCGGTGATGTCGATCGGGTTGTGCACCGAGATATAGTCCGGCAGCACCGCCGTCAGGCGCGCCTCGGTGGCGGCGTCCAGCTCGGCAAATCCCAGTCCATGGGCATCGGCCTGGTCGGCGAACAAGGTGATGTTGCCGCCCGATATGCACAGCGAGGCGATACCCTCGGCATGCTCGGCGCCGAAGCCGTGGCGCAACAGCTCGCACAGGCCCAGCGCCTGGTCCACGTCGTCGGCGCAGGCAATGCCGTGCTGCTCGGCCACGTCGCGCACCAGGCGGTAGTCGCCGGCCAGCGAGCCGGTGTGCGACAAGGCCATGCGCGTGCCCGTCTGCCCGCGCCCCAGCTTGAGCAGGACCACCGGTTTGCGCAGGCCCAGCCGGTGCACCGCGTCGATCACCTCGCAGGCGGCGCGCTCGGCTTCGGCCACGGCCAGCACCACGCGCGTGGCCGGATCCTGGAACATGTATTCGATCAGGTCGCTGTACGAGACGCCAGCCGAATTGCCGGTATTGACGATATGGCTGAAGCCCAGCCCGTCGCGCTGGGCGTAGTACGCCATCGTTGCATAGGCCAGCCCGCCGCTTTGCGACACCAGCGCCACGTCGCCCACGCCCTCGGCCCGCTTGAGCACGGCCGAGGGCGCGGCCATGACGCGCGCCGTCAGGTTGGAAAAGCCCATGCAGTTGGGGCCGATGAAGGTCAGCGCGCTGGCCGCCTCCTCGAGCGCGCGCTGCGCCTCGCGCCCGTCGCCGCTGGCCTCGGCGTAGCCCGAGATGTAAATGCTGGCGCCGGGTACCTGCTTGGCGCAGCAATCGCGCAAGACCTGCGGCACCCGCTCCTTGCCGACCACGATCACGCAGTGGTCGACCTCGTCCGGAATATCGCCGACCGAGGCGAAGCAGCGCAGGCCGGCCACTTCCTGGTAGCGCGGGTTGACAGGATAGATGGCGCCTTCGTAGCCGCCTTCGCGCAGCGCCGGGATCAGCTGGCCGGCCAGCTTGTTGGGCGCCGGCGAGGCGCCGACGATTGCGATGCTGCTCGGATTGAGCAGCTTGCCTATGCGCTGGACGGCGTTCATGGACGCGCTCTCCTTAGTGTCTGGAACAGGAATGGCGGCAGCGCGGGATCGCGCGTCGCGCCGGATACGGCCGGGTTTTGCATGGTTCTCCCCTTCAGGGCGCCGCCATGTCTGGCGGAATATTGATGCACGTTTTTGTAGGACAATAACGTTCGGCAACTTGTCGTACAATCAGGGTTATCGCCTATCCGAATGGACGCCATGACAGGAACCAGCAAGCCCAACGCAACTTCCGGCAGCACGCTCGAGTACGTGGTCGATACGCTGCGCCAGGGCATACTCAGCGGGCGCCTCGTGCCCGGCCAGCGCCTGGTCGAGGCGGACCTGACGCGCCAGCTGGGCGTCAGCCGCGGCCCGGTGCGCGAGTCGTTCCGCCGCCTGTCGGCCGAGGGGCTGGTCGAGAGCATTCCCAACCAGACCACCATGGTGCGCCGCTATTCGAAGGCGGAAATGCTGGAGCTGTTCGAGATCCGCGCCGAGCTGGAGGCGCTGGCGGCCCGCCGCGCCGCCGAGTGCATGGATGACCCCGCCGCCAAGGCGCGTTTCCTGCAGGCCATCGGGCCGATCTGGGACGAGCACTCGCTGGCCGCCGGGCCTTCCTACTTCGACGAGAACCGGCGCTTCCACCAGGCCATTGCCGATCTCAGCGCCAATACCCAGCTGGCCGAGCTGATCCGCAAGCTGCAGCTACCGCTGATCATGTTCCAGCTGGGCGGTGCGATCACGCCGCAGGCCATCCAGGCCTCGATCGACGAGCATCGCCGCATCGCCCAGGCTATCGTCGACGGCAACCGCCGCAAGGCCGCCGCCGAGGTCAAGGCGCACCTGAAGCGCGCCTGCGAAATGGTCGAGCGCATGCCGCCGGATATCTTCCGGCCCTGAGCGCGCGAGGGATTCAGTCCGCGGCGATGGCCTGGGCCAGCGCCAGCACGCGCTGCGCGTCCTCGACGTGCAGCGCTTCCACCAGCATGCCGTCGACCACGGTCACGCCCGCGCCGCGCGCCTGCGCGTCCTGCCAGGCCGCCATGATGGCGTGCGCGCGCACGACCTCGGCTTCCGACGGTCCGAAGGCGGCGTTGGCGCTGTCGATCTGGCGCGGATGGATCAGCGTCTTGCCGTCGAAGCCCAGGTCGCGGCCTTGCCGGCAGGCGTGGCGCAGGCCTTCGGCGTCGGCCAGGTCCAGGTGCACGCCGTCGAGCGCCAGCAGTCCATGCGCGCGCGCGGCCAGCACCGTCATCGACAGCGCCGCCTGGACTTCGGCGCGCGCCGGCGTGTGGCGCGCATGCAGCGCCTTGACCAGGTCCGACGTGCCGGCCACCAGGGCCCGCAGCGGCGCGCCCGCGGCGGCGATGGCGCCGATATTGAGGATGGCCAGCGGCGTTTCGATCATGGCCCACCATGCCAGGCCCGGCGCGCCGGCCTCGGCCGCCAGCGCGGCGGCGCGCGCCAGCTGCGCGGGATGTTCGACCTTGGGCAGCAGCATCGCATGCGGACCCAGCGGCGCCAGCGCCCGCACATCGTCCTCGCCCCAGGGCGTGTCCAGGCCATTGACGCGCACGATGACGCTGCGTCGTCCGAAGCCGCCCTCGCGCAAGGCGTGCGTCACCTGCACGCGCGCCTCTTCCTTGGCCGACACCGCGACCGCGTCTTCCAGGTCGAGAATCAGCGCATCGGCGTCGAGTTCGCGGGCGCGCGCCAGCGCGCGCGCGTTGGCGCCGGGGGTATAAAGCACCGAGCGGAAGGGGCGCATGGGGTTCGTGGTTTGCGTAGGGTTCATGGAGGGGGCCGTGGCGGGGTCCGGAATCATGGCGTGGAGGCCGGTTCGCGCAACACCTGCAAGGCGTCGCTGAACCGGCGCAGTTCGGTCAGCAGGCCCTGGGCCATGCTGTCGTGAATGGGTTGGGGCTGGAAGCGGCCGGCCGCGTCCAGGCGCTCGGCCACCATCGGGATGGCCACGTATTCGAAGATGGGCACCATGCGCAAGGTCGTCAGGGTCTGCTTCTCGGCCTGCACGGCGCGCATGCCGCCGGAGACGCCGCCATAGCTGACGAAAGCCGCCGGCTTGTAGTTCCACTCTTTGTAGACATAGTTCAGGGCATTGACCAGCGCCGGTGGCGGCCCGTAGTTGTATTCCGGCGTGACGAACACGAACGCGTCGGCGCTGGCCACGCTGCGGCTCCAGGCGCGCGTGTGCGCATGTTCGTATTGCTGCAGCATGGGGTGGCGCGGCTCGTCGTAGAGCGGCAGCCCGACCTGCGCCAGATCCACCAGCGCCACCTCGAAGCCGCCATGCGCCAGGGCCTGGGCATGGAACCAGTCGGCCACGGCCTGCCCGACCCGCCCGGGCCGCGTGCTGCAGATGATGATGTGGAGTCTGGCCATGTTCGAATCCTCGCGTGTCGCTGCCCCGGTTGGCAGCATAGCAGCAGGCACTCGCCAGCATGCTGCCGAAGCGAAAATGCGGGTAGACTGCGATTCCGGGCCGCGCTGTCCTATTTTCAGAACTATCGAGGGGCGTCCATGCAGGATCTCAACGACCTCTATTATTTCGTACAGACGGTCGATCACCGGGGCTTCGCGCCGGCCGGCCGCGCCCTGGGGATGCCGAAATCCAAGCTGAGCCGGCGCATCGCCGTGCTCGAAGAGCGGCTGGGCGTGCGCCTGATCCAGCGCTCGACGCGCCACTTCTCCGTCACCGACATCGGCCAGACCTATTACGAACACTGCAAGGCCATGCTGGTGGAGGCCGAGGCCGCCCAGGAGGCGATCGACGCGGCCCAGGTCGAGCCGCGCGGCGTGGTGCGGCTGTCCTGTCCCGTGGCCCTGCTGCATACCCATGTCGGCGCCATGCTGGGCGAATTCATGCTGCGCTATCCGCGCGTCACCCTGCACCTGGACGCCAGCAACCGCCGCGTCGACGTGCTGGGCGAAGGCGTGGACGTGGCGATCCGTGTGCGTCCGCCGCCGCTGGAGAACAGCGACCTGGTCATGCGCCCGTTCGCCGACCGCGGCCAATGCCTGGTGGCCAGTCCCGCCCTGCTCGCGCGCCATGGCGCGCCCGCCCTGCCCGCGGACCTGGCCGCCTGGCCCAGACTGGCGCTGGGCCTGTCGAACCAGCCCCACAGCTGGCTGCTGACCGGCCCGCAAGGCGTGCAGGCCACGGTGCCCCTGGCCCCGCGCATGGTCACCACCGACATGCTGGCGCTGCGCAGCGCGGCGGTGGCCGGCGTGGGCGTGGTGCAGCTGCCCTCGATGATGGTGCGCGGCCAGCTGGCCGACGGCACCCTGGTGCGCCTGTTGCCCGAATGGGCGCCGTGCCGCGAATTGATCCACGCGGTATTTCCGTCGCGGCGCGGCCTGCTGTCGTCGGTGCGCACGCTGGTCGATTTCCTGGCCGAGCGCTTCGCGGCCCTGCAGGAAGGCTGAACCCGCCATGCAGCAGCTCGGCGCAACGCGGCGCTACGCCGCCTCGGACCTGGTGGGTTTCCTGGCCTGCGAACACCTCACCCAACTGGACCTGCGCGCGCTCGACGCGGGCCAGGCGCCGGCGGCGGCCGACGACGAACAGATGGCGCTGGTGCAGGCCAAGGGCCAGGCGCACGAGCAGGCCTGGCTGGAGCGCCTGCGCGCCCGCCACCCCGACCTGGCCGACGTCACGCGCGCCGGTCCGGACCTGGCGGCGCGGCTGGCCGCCACGCGCGCGGCGATGGCCGCGGGCGCCCCGGTCATCTACCAGGCCGCGCTCTGTCACGGCCCCTACGTGGGGCATGCAGATTTCCTGTTGCGCACCGAGTGCCCGTCGGCGCTGGGCGACTACGGCTACGAGGCGCTGGACACGAAGCTGGCGCGCAGCCCGCGCGCCAGCTTCGTGCTGCAGCTGTCGTTCTACGCCTGGTTGCTGGAGCACGCGCAAGGCGTCGCGCCGCGCAGCATGCATGTGGTGCTGGGCAGCGGCCGCGAGCTGGCGCTGCGCGTGGCCGACTACGCCCATTACCTGCGGCAGGTCCTGAGGCGCTTCGAGGCTGCGATCGCCGCCGAGCCGGCGCCGCCGACCTATCCCGAGCCCTGCGAGCATTGCCCGCAGTGCCGCTGGCGCGTGGCCTGCGAAGCGCGCCGCGTCGCCGACGACCATCTTTCGCTGGTGGCCGGCATGTCGCGCCAGCAGGCCCGGCGCCTGAACGCCCAGGGCGTGGCCACGCTGGCGCAGCTCGGCGCCCTGCCCGAGCACGCGCAGGTGGCCGGCATCGAAGCCGGCACGCTGCAGCGGCTGCGCGCGCAGGCCGCCCTGCAATGGCGCGCCCGCGTCGATGGCGCGCGCCACTACGAGCTGCTGGCGGCGCAGGACGAGGGACCGCGGGGCCTGGCGCGCCTGCCCCGCCCGGACCCCGGCGACATGTTCTTCGACATGGAGGGCGATCCGCTCGAGGACGGCGGCCTCGAGTACCTGTTCGGCCTGTATGTCATCGACGACGGCGCCGAACGCTTCGTGCCGTTCTGGGCCCACGACCGGCGCCAGGAGAAGCAGGCGTTCGAAGCCTTCATGGATTTCGTGGCCGAACGGCTGCGGCGCCATCCCGATGCGCACATCTATCACTATGCGCCCTACGAGGCCACGGCCTTGAAGAAGCTGATGTCGCTGCACGGCACCCGGGAAGCGGAGGTCGACCACCTGCTGCGCGCCGGCAAGCTGGTTGACCTGTACCGTGTCGTGCGCGAAGGGCTGCGCATCTCCGAGCCCAGCTATTCCATCAAGTACGTCGAGCGCTTCTACCTGCCGCGGCGCGCGGGCGAGGTCACCAATGCCGGCGCCAGCATCGTGTACTACGAGCGCTGGAAAGCCACCGACGAGCCGCGCCTGCTGCAGGACATCGCCGACTACAACCGCGACGACGTGATCTCCACCTGGCGCTTGCGCGACTGGCTGTGCGGCATCCGCCCCGCCGCCCTGCCGTGGCACAACGAGGCCGGCCAGCAGGACCTCGACGCCGCGCGGGCTGTCATCGGCGAGATGACCGAGGCCGAGCGCCGCCTGCTGCCCTACCGGGCCGCGCTGGCCGACGATCTGCCGGCCGACGAAGCCGCCTGGTCGCCGCGCGACGCGTTCCGGGCGCTGGCGTGGCACCTGCTGGACTTCCACCGGCGCGAACAGAAGCCCGCCTGGTGGGCCTGGTTCGCGCGCGCCGAAGCCACCGACGGCGAGCTGATCGAGGACGCCGAATGCCTGGGCGGGCTGGCGCGCGACGACGCGGCGCCGCCCGTACGGCAGGCGCAGTCGTTGCGCTATACCTACCGCTATCCCGCGCAGGAAACCAAGCTGCGCACCGGCGCGCGCTGCACCGACGTGCGCACCGGCGCCAGCCTGGCCAATCTGGTGGTCGACCCGCACGCGCGCCTGGCCAGCTTCACCTGCAGCGCGCGCAAACCCGCGCCGCCGCCGCGCATGGCGCTGGGGCCCGCGGCGCCGGTCAACAACAAGGAGCTGGTCAACGCGGTGTTCCGCTACGGCGACGCGGTGTGCCGGGCGCCGGACGGCATGTCCACGCCGATGCGCGCCGTGGACGCGCTGCTGCGCCGCGAGCCCCCGCGCATCCGCGGCCTGGCGCGCGGCGCGCCGCTGGTCGCGCCGCACGCCGAGCTGTTGCCCCAGGTGCTGGATGTCGTGGCGCGCATGGACGAAACCACCTTGTTCCTGCAAGGGCCGCCCGGCGCCGGCAAGACCTACACCGGTTCGCGGGTGCTGCTGCAGCTGCTGCGCGCCGGCCGGCGCGTGGCCGTATCGTCCAACAGCCACCACGCCATCAACAATCTGCTGCGCGGCCTGGAGCGGCTGGCCGAGCGGGAAGGCTTTGCCTTGCGCGGCGCCAAGAAATCCACCAGCGCCGGCGACGACAGCTGCCTGGGCGGCGCGCAGATCGAGGATGTGTTCGACAACAAGGACGTCGATCCGGCGCGCCATCAACTGGTGGCCGGCACCGCGTGGCTGTTCGCCCGCCCCGAGTTCGAGCAGGCGTTCGACTATCTGTTCGTCGACGAGGCGGGCCAGGTCAGCCTGGCCAACCTCGTCGCCATGGGCCAGTGCGCGCGCAACATCGTGCTGCTGGGCGACCAGATGCAGCTCGGCCAGCCCAGCCAGGGCACGCATCCGGGCCGTTCGGGCGAATCGGCGCTGGACTACCTGCTCGACGGCCAGGCCACCATCGCGGCGTCGCAGGGCGTTTTCCTGGACACCTCGTACCGCATGCATCCGGAGATCTGCGGTTTCATTTCCGAAGCCATCTACGACGGCAGGCTGCGCGCGGCGCCGGCCACCGCGGCCCACCGCCTGCTGCTCGACGAGGCGGCCGGCCGCGAACTGCCCGCGCACGGCATCCGCTACGTACCCGTGCCGCACGACGGCAATACGCAATCCAGCCGCGAGGAAGCCGCGCGCGTGGCCGAACTGTGCGCGCTCCTGCTGCGCCAGCGCCATGTGGACGAAGCCGGCGCGCCCGCGCCGCTGACGCTGGATGACATCCTGTTCGTCGCGCCGTACAACGTGCAGGTCAATACCCTGCGCGCCGCCCTGCCCGACGGCGCGCGCGTGGGCACGGTCGACAAGTTCCAGGGCCAGGAGGCCCAGGTCGTGATCGTCTCCATGGCGACCTCCAGCGGCGATTACCTGCCGCGCGACCTGGAGTTCCTGTTCAGCCGCAATCGCCTCAATGTGGCGATATCGCGCGCCCGCACGCTGGCCATCCTGGTCGCCAGCCCGGCGCTGACGGCGGTGCGCTGCCGCAGCGCCGAGCAGATGGCCCTGGTCAACACCTTGTGCTGGGTGGCCGAGACGGGCAGCGCGTCGCCTTACCAGGTGTAGCGCATCCCCAGCTGCGCCGAAGCGCCGCGCAGATACTGGCTGTCGATGCTGGTGGCATAGGCCAGCCTGCCGTAGAGGGCCAGGCTGCGGGCCAGCGTCACGCTGGCGCCGGCCGCCAGTTCGAGCGAGGTCGCGCCGCGCCGGGTATCGATGCTGTCTTCGCCCAGCACGACGGTGTTCTCGCCGCTGAAGGTGCGCCAGAAATTCAGCGCCGCGTAGGGGCGCCACACCTGCGCGGCGGCCGCGTACTCGCCCTGCAGCCGGGCGCCCAGGCGGACGGTCAGCGCGTTGTCGTCGCGGATGCGCACCTCGGACACGGCGTCCGAGAAACCGTCGACGCGCGTGTGCTGGTAGATGAGCTGCGCCTGCGGCTCCAGCGTCCAGCGCTCGGACAGCGCCAGCGGGTAGCCACTTTCCAGCGAAGCCGTGAACGCCTGGCCGCGCGTATCGGCGTCGCGCCCGGCCTTGGAGTCGGTGTCGATGTCCATCCAGGTGTTGGCCAGCACGGCATCCACGTACCACCCGCGCGGGCCGACATAGGTCCAGTAGCCGCCGACGCTGTAGCCGTCGATGGTCAGCCGGCCGGTAGCGGCGTCGCGCTCGCCGCCGGCCGAGCCGTGGGTGTCGCCGCGCGCCTGGCCATAGCCGCCGAACAGCCCGAAGCGGTGCTGTCCGCCGTCCGGGCGCACGCTGCTGTAGAGGTCCTGCCCCAGTTGCACGCCGGCCAGGCGGGCGTCGATGCCGGGTTGCGCATCGCCGTCGAGCGCCTGCTTGCTGTTGCCGCCATAGGCGCGCGCCCAGGCCGCGACGCGTTCGCCGTCGCGCGCCAGCAGCGCCTGGTTGCCCTGCCGTTCGTGGAAGGTGCCCAGCTGGGCCAGGCCCATGCGCCGCGCCAGCATGGGAATGCTGCTGTACAGCGCCACCTCGGGCCGGTACAGCGGCGTGTCCTCGATGCTCGGCCGCTCGCCGGTGCGCCGGCCGATGTCGTCGGCGATCGCCTCGGCTTCGGCAAGGCTGCCGGCCAGTTGGTCCTCGACCAGATAGGCCCGCGAGCGCAGGTACCAGCTGTCCGGCGCGGCGCCCGTGGCGCCGCCGCGGTACAGCCTGTACTCGTATGCGCCGGCGTTGAGGGGGGCGGCCAGCGAGAAGGCGCCGGCGTCCGAGCTTGCGCCATTGATGGCCTGGACCACCAGGATGCCGTCGGCCGCGGTCAGCGCGCCCTGCCCGCCCCGGTTGACCACCGTGACCGGGGTGCTGCCGCCGGCGTGCCCGCCATCGATGACCAGCCTGTCCGAGGCGGCCCCGTCGCCGGCCAGCACCGTGTTGACGCGCAGCGCGCCGCCCGCGCCGGTGTAATCGCCGCGCACCGTCAGCGCGCCGTAGCCGCTGCCGTCGTTCGGGCCGGGCCGGATTTCGCCGGCGTTGCGCAATGCGCCGG
It encodes:
- a CDS encoding NADPH-dependent FMN reductase yields the protein MARLHIIICSTRPGRVGQAVADWFHAQALAHGGFEVALVDLAQVGLPLYDEPRHPMLQQYEHAHTRAWSRSVASADAFVFVTPEYNYGPPPALVNALNYVYKEWNYKPAAFVSYGGVSGGMRAVQAEKQTLTTLRMVPIFEYVAIPMVAERLDAAGRFQPQPIHDSMAQGLLTELRRFSDALQVLREPASTP
- a CDS encoding LysR family transcriptional regulator, with translation MQDLNDLYYFVQTVDHRGFAPAGRALGMPKSKLSRRIAVLEERLGVRLIQRSTRHFSVTDIGQTYYEHCKAMLVEAEAAQEAIDAAQVEPRGVVRLSCPVALLHTHVGAMLGEFMLRYPRVTLHLDASNRRVDVLGEGVDVAIRVRPPPLENSDLVMRPFADRGQCLVASPALLARHGAPALPADLAAWPRLALGLSNQPHSWLLTGPQGVQATVPLAPRMVTTDMLALRSAAVAGVGVVQLPSMMVRGQLADGTLVRLLPEWAPCRELIHAVFPSRRGLLSSVRTLVDFLAERFAALQEG
- a CDS encoding TM0106 family RecB-like putative nuclease yields the protein MQQLGATRRYAASDLVGFLACEHLTQLDLRALDAGQAPAAADDEQMALVQAKGQAHEQAWLERLRARHPDLADVTRAGPDLAARLAATRAAMAAGAPVIYQAALCHGPYVGHADFLLRTECPSALGDYGYEALDTKLARSPRASFVLQLSFYAWLLEHAQGVAPRSMHVVLGSGRELALRVADYAHYLRQVLRRFEAAIAAEPAPPTYPEPCEHCPQCRWRVACEARRVADDHLSLVAGMSRQQARRLNAQGVATLAQLGALPEHAQVAGIEAGTLQRLRAQAALQWRARVDGARHYELLAAQDEGPRGLARLPRPDPGDMFFDMEGDPLEDGGLEYLFGLYVIDDGAERFVPFWAHDRRQEKQAFEAFMDFVAERLRRHPDAHIYHYAPYEATALKKLMSLHGTREAEVDHLLRAGKLVDLYRVVREGLRISEPSYSIKYVERFYLPRRAGEVTNAGASIVYYERWKATDEPRLLQDIADYNRDDVISTWRLRDWLCGIRPAALPWHNEAGQQDLDAARAVIGEMTEAERRLLPYRAALADDLPADEAAWSPRDAFRALAWHLLDFHRREQKPAWWAWFARAEATDGELIEDAECLGGLARDDAAPPVRQAQSLRYTYRYPAQETKLRTGARCTDVRTGASLANLVVDPHARLASFTCSARKPAPPPRMALGPAAPVNNKELVNAVFRYGDAVCRAPDGMSTPMRAVDALLRREPPRIRGLARGAPLVAPHAELLPQVLDVVARMDETTLFLQGPPGAGKTYTGSRVLLQLLRAGRRVAVSSNSHHAINNLLRGLERLAEREGFALRGAKKSTSAGDDSCLGGAQIEDVFDNKDVDPARHQLVAGTAWLFARPEFEQAFDYLFVDEAGQVSLANLVAMGQCARNIVLLGDQMQLGQPSQGTHPGRSGESALDYLLDGQATIAASQGVFLDTSYRMHPEICGFISEAIYDGRLRAAPATAAHRLLLDEAAGRELPAHGIRYVPVPHDGNTQSSREEAARVAELCALLLRQRHVDEAGAPAPLTLDDILFVAPYNVQVNTLRAALPDGARVGTVDKFQGQEAQVVIVSMATSSGDYLPRDLEFLFSRNRLNVAISRARTLAILVASPALTAVRCRSAEQMALVNTLCWVAETGSASPYQV
- a CDS encoding BP1344/BB2830 family autotransporter, with amino-acid sequence MRSARRRTPARLAPLPAMLAAAGLLQSLGATPAAAACAPTLAPASGQSVQCDGAVVNQSVEAAAGSQNVTITVAPGALFSTNATRALSVDDRSRIVNEGTIQMAGGAGASRGAMVGFGDNNQLINRGSITTSGSGVRGISVPNVGSTGTLVDNSGSIRTQGASAHGIAINGPGNRVQNSGAITVNGTDAKGVYLQGGSPAANVLVNGGTIHARGASSNGIFGPDGVHVNTTNANGFHARVENLPGGRILSDHSYALRGQNGNDTFINAGYLQGHGGAGRDTAVYMGPQGTGTLILRTGSAIAGLADGGGAASHAYLEGSGTVDNRFANFRTLTMRGADWRWTSDAAFTESVDLRTGTFFLAGTLASPANRLAAGAVLAGTGTLAGALRNAGEIRPGPNDGSGYGALTVRGDYTGAGGALRVNTVLAGDGAASDRLVIDGGHAGGSTPVTVVNRGGQGALTAADGILVVQAINGASSDAGAFSLAAPLNAGAYEYRLYRGGATGAAPDSWYLRSRAYLVEDQLAGSLAEAEAIADDIGRRTGERPSIEDTPLYRPEVALYSSIPMLARRMGLAQLGTFHERQGNQALLARDGERVAAWARAYGGNSKQALDGDAQPGIDARLAGVQLGQDLYSSVRPDGGQHRFGLFGGYGQARGDTHGSAGGERDAATGRLTIDGYSVGGYWTYVGPRGWYVDAVLANTWMDIDTDSKAGRDADTRGQAFTASLESGYPLALSERWTLEPQAQLIYQHTRVDGFSDAVSEVRIRDDNALTVRLGARLQGEYAAAAQVWRPYAALNFWRTFSGENTVVLGEDSIDTRRGATSLELAAGASVTLARSLALYGRLAYATSIDSQYLRGASAQLGMRYTW